The Hippoglossus hippoglossus isolate fHipHip1 chromosome 24, fHipHip1.pri, whole genome shotgun sequence genomic interval TTATATGTTAGTTgatgtttacacacacagcctgcagggggcagaCTTGTCAGGTGACCGGTGACGCTGCTGTTTTTAGCTGCTTCACTCATGACTGATAACAAACGCTCACGCACACAACCGTTAGTGTGAACGTCTGATCCGTTCACTGCCGCTGAAAGGAAAATGTCAGTGTTACAGTTGAACTCTGCCCAATTCAACGTGgaactttaatttatttgttcCTCCTGAACTGGAACGTTTTCAGAAAATCCAGGTGTTCAGGTCACACGGGCGGTTTCCTGTCAATCCTCCATCTTGTTTTCATGGACACTGCTGTGAAATGGCGTGGACGACAGGAAGCAGTAATGTGTGTCACATTGTGTTGCAGGTGGGAGACAGAGACGACTCCAACTTGTACATCAGCACCAAACTGAAGGCTGCGGCTCAGGTGAGGTGCTGAGACTCCGCCCCCCCTGCTGGGTCCCTAaactctgaaatgaaaaaatgaaactaCATCCGTGCAACGTGCTTAAAGAATGACATCATCAGTAGGAACCAATGAGCAGAGTAGGGACAGTGTTAAGTGACGGACCAACTGTGTGAACATAAGATTCATGTTCCCCACAAGATGAATCACATGTTAAACTGAACCAGTCAAACGTCTCTTCAGTCATACATGTGGTTTTCCTTCTGCAGCCCCCCCCGCATATATGCATATTGATTTTTTGCAGCTCtaacattttcactttgtcgTCTGCAGATTGGAATTGATGCGAAACATGTGAGGCTTCCGAACACGGCAACCCAACACGAGGTCAGTGTCCAAACACAACATCCTCCATTACTTCGTGTTTTTACCAGAAACACGTCTGACCAatcaaacatttagttttttcatcatttaaatggaaatataaCAATaagtgtcacaataaaacaaaataaaaacaattattcaattcaattcaattcaatgcCTTTATTGTACAGTGCACAACGGAATGAAGTGTCTCCAGTGGATCACACATATACCCACACATCAAATACAGTGgatcacatacatacataaaaacagacatataaaaactatataaataagTTAAAAGTCAAGAGTTAAAAATTCAATTGCACAAGTTCTGTATTGCACTTACAAAATGTGTCACGTGATGGCAGTGAATGCACATACTTGATTATTTCTCAGTTTTGTGGACTTTTGAGCAGAATGTAGTTCTCTAATTGTACTTGGATAGAAACTTTTCTGGAACCTGGAAGTGCGGGTTTTTAAAGACCTGTAGCGCCTCCCAGAGGGCAGCAGAGTAAAGAGGTGGTGACCCGATGGGGCGAGTCTCTGATTATGTTTTTGGCTCGGCTGAGACCACACGTGTCAATGTCCTTTAGTGTTGGTAACTGTGTTCCAGTGATTTGTTGCGCAGTCTTAATTCCTCTTTGAAGAGCGTTCATGTCTGCTCAGTGCAGCTAACAAACCACACCAGCATGCTGTTTGTGAGGATGCTTTCAATGGAGCAATGATGGAAggagagaagcagctgctggGACAGCTTGGCTCTTTGCAGCGTCCTGAGGAAATACAGCCGCTGCTGTGCCTTCTTCACCAGAGTCCTGATGTCTGTGGTCCATGTGAGTTCCTGGGAGATGTGCGTGCCCAGGAATTTAAAGGAGGCCACAGTCTCCACTGGGTCTCCTCTGATGTGTGGGAGCAGTGCAATGCAAAATCCCTGTTGAGACACGTATCCCTGCAGTTAATTTTTGCGGCTCAGGTTCAATATTGTTTCTAATTATTGTGTATTCtgtaaaatagaaatagaaacaaCTGAACATCTGATGTTCTCTTGTAATACATACGTCTATTTTGGTAGGGTGTTAAGTAATAATTTGGCTTTAACAGTGTTGACtgacaaatatattaaatttgGTCTTATAATTGAGGACAGAAAATTGTCAATAATTTGATAGTACTTGCCAAATATATTTTTGCCAAAATGTAAATTTCTAAAAATCACCCCacactttattgtatttttgaaaGAAGTGTCTATTTTCACGGACTCATTGAAATTGATCAATTCTAAAAACGCCACACTCCTATATGAACATATGTTGAATGTATCTTTCGGCTGAACCACAAACGGATattgaattaaatatatttaaaaaatattaaaaaaggtcCTACTTCTTTtgtcctgttttctgtttcctgcttcctgtATCAGGTCCTGCAGAGCATCATGTCGGTGAACGAGAACCGTTCAATTCACGGTTTGATCGTGCAGCTTCCTCTGGACTCTGTGAACGTCATCGACACTGAACTCATCATCAACGCTGTGTCTCCAGAGAAAGACGTGGACGGGTGAGTctgcacaggaagtgacatcatctgCAAACTGACTTTTAACactaactctgtgtgtgtgtgtgtgtgtgtgtgtgtgtgtgtgtgtgtagtctgaCTTGTATAAATGCAGGGAAGTTGTCTCGAGGTGAACTCAACGACTGTTTCCTCCCGTGTACACCGAGAGGCTGCATGGAGCTGATCAGACACACAGGTcgtacactgtatataaagacgattcatgactgtatataaagaccatcagtgactgtatataaagatgatcagtgactgtatataaagatgatcagtgactgtatataaagacgattcatgactgtatataaagaccatcagtgactgtatataaagatgatcagtgactgtatataaagaccatcagtgactgtatataaagaccatcagtgactgtatataaagaggatcagtgactgtatataaagatgatcagtgactgtatataaagatgaccagtgactgtatataaagacgattcatgactgtatataaagaccatcagtgactgtatataaagatgatcagtgactgtatataaagaccatcagtgactgtatataaagatgatcagtgactgtatataaagaccatcagtgactgtatataaagaccatcagtgactgtatataaagatgatcagtgactgtatataaagatgaccagtgactgtatataaagacgattcatgactgtatataaagaccatcagtgactgtatataaagatgatcagtgactgtatataaagatgatcagtgactgtatataaagaccatcagtgactgtatataaagatgatcagtgattgtatataaagaccatcagtgattgtatataaagatgatcagtgactgtatataaagatgatcagtgactgtatataaagaccatcagtgactgtatataaagatgatcagtgactgtatataaagatgatcagtgactgtatataaagaccatcagtgattgtatataaagatgatcagtgactgtatataaagatgatcagtgactgtatataaagactgtgacttcctgttcctgtgcaGGCGTTACCGTGGCAGGATCATCCGCGGTGGTGATTGGTCGAAGTAAAATCGTTGGTGCTCCAATGCATGACCTGTTGTTGTGGAATCATGCCACCGTGACCACCTGTCACTCAAAGACAACAGACCTACCTGAgcaggtgatgatgatgtgtttcctgtgtgatgatgatgtgtttcctgtgtgtttcctgtgtgatgatgatgtgtttcctgtgtgtgtacaggtgagTAGGGCTGACATCCTGGTGGTGGGAGCAGGTAAAGCAGAGATGATCAGAGGAGAGTGGGTGAAAGAAGGAGCTGTGGTCATTGACTGTGGAATCAACCACATACCTGGTACACACTACTACACACTGATACTTTgtttctccatgtttgtgttcGATCAGAGTCGAGGTTTATGTTATTGATTAATATCAATAACTGATCAGTCATCATGAGTTATGTCCTCTGACCCTCATGACGCCTGTGTGGGACCTTTGACTTGTCACAGATCAGACAAAGGAGAGCGGTAAACGTGTCGTCGGAGACGTCCACTATGCCTCAGCCAGTCAGAGAGCAGGATTCATCACACCTGTCCCAGGAGGGGTGGGGCCGATGACGGTGGCCATGCTCATGGAggcatgttttgtttgtttgtgtcattttaatgttttgatttCTGGATTCAGATGTGAGGTGATATTTCCATGGTCTTGTTGCAGAACACGGTGCAGAGCGCGCGTCGTTTCCTCAAACACGTCTGAACTGAATCGActtcacaggaaacactgaggtaATGAGACGCTCGTTTCATTTCACAACTTAAAGAACAGTTTTCCTGAAAACtttaaattatcatttttaaatcagtgaatgTATGTGAATGACAGAgtgtcgccccctgctggacaatGCTCACATTTTGTCTTTGCCTGCAGGTGGACAGGTGTGGACAGGTGTGGACAAGACGACGTCCTCTGTCTCCACAGATTTGAATAAACATCCTGTTTCACCTCATCAGtcaaaaaaataactttttttactTCATGTAGTCATATGTAAAGTAAATTGTTAGTTACTTTTGAAGAAGTAGTATCTGTTACTCAGTGTAATACCTGATGGTGGAGCTTTGTCATcacttattatattattattgatcatttatttaaattttattgaTCATCAGCTGACAAGAGCTGAACACAGGAAACACGTAAAGTTCATATCAGAGTCTAAATGTTTAAAGTGATTCATCTTTTTCAGTAGTGATGTCATCAGACATTCAGTATGATGTCATACTGCAAATCACACaccattttctttatatttcatgacagaaattattcaaatgcattctgggaagtgagtaataataatcaatgttttaaaatgtaataataataatgactaaAGCTGCAAGCAGCGATGGTCGTGCTCTCGCAGTCCATGAGCGTCAGGGTGTGCCGCAGTTGTGGTGTAGTTGCTGGAGGTTGGTTTGCACAGTGCATGAAGGAGTTAAAGGCCACATCATGTTGCTATGATTATGTTTTGACATGTAAAATATGGTCAAGCCAGGTCATCAAACATGTTAAGTCTTGTGCAGATTGGACAACGTACAGTTAAATTAGTcgaacttcctgtttcatggcgataTAGCCACAAGCTGTTGCATGAAAACTTATGATGAGCACAACTTTTACTAATGAAACATTAATGTTATGAAGTCAACACTTTGAACAAATACATTCAACATTTGAAGTTTGAGTGATGCATGTGCACTCAAATGGATACAACTTCTCTTTTCACAGCAAAACTTCAAAATTCCACTTTCTGCCACAAACATCTTCCATGTCCTGTTTGCACAAACAATATGAAGTAAATATGATTCTGTAGGAGGAGTTCATTAAAGTAGAATTCCCGCAAATAGCAAAAACCAAGCAGAAATTATACATCTACATCACTAACTTCCTGTTCAATTTAGGGTTTGGGTCCAAGACGCTTTTTTGTAAGTCTGGCCATgatacatactgtatacctACCGATGTTCATACATATCTGTGAAACATTCTGCTGCGGCTTCTTTGTAGAAAATGACCATTTGCAAAACACATATTGGAGGTAAAAGTCATTGGATGTCATGTTTCATGACTTCATGTATGTTTAGCCTCACAAAAATCCGATCAAGTGTAAAAAATACTGTAATGGAAATTTTGCATTTTGTATGTGACGATTGCAGGAACAGGCTGTGGGTGAACTTAGGGTTTACGATTATCGCTCAGGGACTTTAAATGTATGGCCTCTTGAAGCCTGAAACTTTATGGTGTCTCTGAGCAAATGGTTTTGGGATTTCACTCCAGGGgttttgtttgtaaatgaaGCCAGGATGTCCCCCACCCTAATAAAACACCAAAGAAGGTAATGGATACCTTCTTTTCCCTTGTGGGAGGGGCCTGTGCGTTATAAGAacaccactctcatgtctgttcTTCATTCATTGAACATGTCATTTCaggtgatgtgtattttgagtccatctgcagatgtaGGATTAAACTTACCGAAAGACaactgtttgactttgtgcttgattcacagaaaatTGCCAccacaaatacataaacattcgccgtgttgccatggcagcagcGCTCATTGTAAATGGACAACATTCTCAAGATGTCTCCTTCACACTCTTTAGGGTCTTTGGACCAAGTGTCAGCTGGATCTGCTTTTGTGAAGTTTGGACAAGATATAATCAAGTTGGAAGATTACATCGCagtataaaatatgtaatatatttttgCCTGTAGGGGGCGCTATGACTGAATATTGGCATGTAGATGTGTTCAAGCCAGGACTTTTATCAaatgtgaagtttggtgcagattgaatATTGTCCACTGAAGctacaacttcctgtttcacagcgaaacattgaaaaaaatactcagcatttcccagcatgcctctgGTCTGTTCTCTGCTGACACATGCAGGTCAAAATCTGTTACTGTAGCCAGGTCCACAGATAATGTGTTTCAGGAGGAGCGTTCACTCCAATACTAATGATTGTTAATGAACATTTGAGCCGAGTCTTGGTTTCACAGGTGAACATGGACATAAACGATGAGTCATCACATGTCCAACTAACGCTTCTGTTATTAATCAGATTTGTGATCAATGAGCTGAACACTCGTCAATAACGTCACTAACTATTTAATATAACGTTTAacaaaccttttgtttgtttttgttgtgtgtgttttattgtgtctgAATGTCCTCAGTCAAACTCTGATTGGTGGAAAAAGACGTTTATTTACAAACTTATTTACGATGAAAAACAGACGATTGTTGAAAACACGTCAacctgtgattttttttcccagtgaaACACAAAGACGACGTCACTACTGAGCAATCAGACATTCAGcgatcaataatcaatatcaACTGTAAAATCAAAGTGACGACAAAAAGTAACATTAAAGGACCACTGCTTTTGAATaactccttcaaaataaagcaaaatctcatcaggaaaaggaaacaggaaaaatgtAACGTATGATCCTATACAGGAGCtgaatttcaaagtaaaactgactgtcttttcacattaaaagcacgacagttgtttgtttgtaaggtTCGTCTAAATGTAATTAGAGGGAacattaaagacacaaacattcGCTCTCCTGTGATTGGTTTTGAAActtcagcagccaatcagagctgtcGTCTCCTCAGTCccactctgcagcagctgattgattgattgattgattgattgattgactctCACTTTGATGAAATAAGCAACTGCTGACATTAGCGCTTATcatccacacgcacacacacctgcaatGGCAAAGAATCCCCTCCAGGCTTGTCTTTTCACTCTCTGTGTGCTCAGTCACGCCACCATGTGGTGAAAGATTTCTCTATGACATCACCTGATGACATTACTCCACGGGCACGCCATCCACGCTCTCCTGAGAGATCTCAGAGTCCAGGGAGTAGCAGGAGCTGCCATTGTCCTGAGTGTCCCTGTTTGCCTCCTCAGAAACAGCGGCAGCAGTTGGCGCCCCGCCTCCTCCCCCGGGCTCTGCAGCGCCCTCACAGAAGTGGGCGGAGGCCTGGAAGAGCTGGCTGCAGAGGCGGTTGTAGCGGTGGTAGCGGGACGGTTTGCCGGTGTGGGTGTAcatgtgctcctgcagctggcTTTTGTGGGAGAAGCGCAGGCTGCAGACGGCGCAGGCGATCTTACGTTTACGGGAGTGCAGGGCGGCGGGGGTGGGGctgctcccccctcccccccctcgaCTCCTCCTCAGCTCAGCAGCCAGCTGATTGGCCAGCGCCTGGCTCTGCCTCAGCGCCTCCTCCAGACATCCAGCGTCCAGCTGTTCTTGGCCCCCCCGTGGCCCTTCTTCGACACTGGTGTTCAGTTGTCTCCCGTGCGATAGCCCCTCCATCAGGCGGGCAGGCTCAAGGGCGTGGCTGAATAGATGCTCGCGGAGGCCCTCGGGGGACAAGCAGCGCTCTCCACAGCTGGGACACAGCAGGACCAGGGGCCGGTCTTTAAACAGGAGACTGGGACTGCTGCCCTGGGCTGGAGACGGGGATCCTGGCCctgccccctcctctccctccccgtcctccccctcctcctcctctacccgCTCCTGCTTGATTCGGGACGAAATGTCAGAATCGTCTCCAGACGCCACAGAGCAGACGTTGCGAAGAGCCGAAGCCTGGCGGTCTGAAGGCACCCCCTCCAGTCCAACAGTGAGGGACAGTTGTGAGTGGGACCGTGCCCCCCGGACTGAGGAGCGTCCGTCCTCTGGGGCCCCTCGGGACACTGTGGGGGTCTTGGGGACTCCAGGCACATCCTTGTTGGCCAGCTGGGACGAGATCTGAATTCCGTACAGGTTGGACATACGGACCACGTCAGTGGTGGCGTCTACTGCGCCTTCGTCTGGTTTCCGGCACAGCTGGTAGGCGTGAAGGAACTTGATGCCATCTTGCAACCGGCTCTGGTCCACTGGCTGTTTGGGACACATGCCAGTGTACATGATGTGCAGCAGGTAGCTGAAGACGTCAGGCTGGATGTCTGTGGGCTGGATCTTTATACACTCACTGAGGACAAACACGACACAATGAGGACGCAGCATTTTATGAAGTTACAGGTTAACTTTGAGAACAACATCAGACTGACCTTGACTGGTGGATGAAGATCATCTTGAAGTAGTTGGAGAAGGCGGCCAGCACAGCTCGGTGAGCTTTGAAGTAGACGTTGCCGATAGCGACGGTGCAGTCGCACAGGAAGCCGAACTCTCTCTGAACGTTGAGttgctgcagcaggaagaggctGTGAGACACCTCCATGACCCActctgcaaaacaacaacacgtcCGACTCAAGactgagacaaaacacagactgtaaacaaagatctTGTGGTGATGGCGTCAATTACAGtcagcagtgatggtgaagTGGAGCCGTGGTATTGAAGTGGAGCCCATACACACTCTagaccaatcctgagtcagtctcagctgtcaatcatgaggtctccgtctgtttttacatcatcaaataactgattcaaaccaaactgatcagaaacacttgaacaaacatcagtgagataagaacgacctgaaatgacagaaacatctttgacgaacatttatttaatgtctacTTTGATCTGCCCCTGCTACTAAAAGAAATCCTAGAGGAAACTCTGTGATGATTTGGTTGATTCTGTCCAACATCAACCAAAGTCAGTAAGTCTCCAAGATGCAGGCGcagcatttgttgtgttttatgaaaaCATGGATAAaggagcagcaggtgaagctGTAACAGAATTCTTAGTATCTCTGGTCATAGCGAACATATGCTCACATCCACTGGTGCCACATTGCGTGTGTTTAACAAACGCTGATATTTTCTCCCGACTCTGACATGTGGAGTCGACGTCTGCACTTAACGTAACAAGTTGTCGACcttcaataaataatgaaaatactgtcaataaatattttttattgataatatatattatgtcaATATAAATTTTGAAACTACTATAGTTTGTGAATCAGTTACTTTTGAACATTTACAGCGAGTTTGAACAATAATGTGATAATACTGATAATACTGATACACATTGATACACATTTTCAGACTGTTTCAAATCTACTTTAGTTGAAAGGAgccgtcacgtcgtccatctttatttacagtcattgaTCTGAATCTGTTATTTACCTGTCAATCAATCTGACTGATTGATGATGTCATCGCTGCAGGCAGCTGAGGACCATCAAAGCCCCGCCTACTTACACACTGAGCTCAGGtgtaatgacatcatcacccAGAACACCTggacagccacacacacacacacacacacttacacacagatacacacttacacacagatacacacacacaaatacacacttacacgtacatacacacaaacacacacacttacacacacacacacacacacactgtggggGAACCGGAAACGCTCGTGTCACCAAACAACAGCACGTCTAGCGCGTGCATGTCGTGTCGCGCGCATCAGGCTGCAGCCTCCATCCTCAGTCTCCACATTCAGCAGCACGCACCTCCTCGTTCacatcacacgcacacagccGCGTGCACACGCGTCTCCGCGccattctgtctgtgtgcacCGAGCACGCGCGCCGTTAATCACGCTCTTACCGCAGAAATTGAAATATGCAGATTGTCTCCGGTGTCTGATGCTGCAGAGCTGATCCCGCAAAAAACCGCGTCACGTCTCGCGAGAGGAAGGGTCAAAGACTCACGTGACGCGACGGCGTTTACCTCCCATTACTTGATCAATAATCGATAATCAATCATGATGTcagagaagatgagagagatgaaaacaaatcaattagTTCATTGATTTCAATTGATTTAGTTTTATGAGAATGAATCTATGTAAAATCAccaataatgattattattacataatatatatatatatataatatatctacagatgtataaatgtatttccttACACAGATACATAAATATATCTAGATATGTAAaggtatatttatatacagatatataaacatatcattatacaaatatatgaaatatataataataataataataataataatacattttatttataagtgGCTTTCACAGCACTCAAAGTCACAACAAAAAACTATGTATCAAAAGATCGATAAAGCATTATGTAGTTTGACCAAATGTTAAACATAGACTGAATGTCCCAGTTTAAAAAGATGGATTTGAAAATGTAGAGATAGTCAATGTTACAGATGTCTGGGGGTAGGGAGATCCAGAGGAGGGCAGCAGAGCGTTCATGGTGGTCAAGCGGGCAGGTGGTACAGTGAGGGGGATGGAAGAAGACCTGGGATGGGCAGTTGTTAAAAGGTAAAGAGCACTGAGATTATGGACGAGCAGAATCTTAATGGAGCTGCTGATGCACAGGAGCGATGGATTAATTGAGGAGGTTCTGGAAATGATAAAGTTAAAGAAGGAATTTGTGAGGGATACCAAAAAGAAGAGAGTTACCAATGTAACCAGGGTGTGAACGAGAATGACGGCGCTGTTTGGTGTGAGGGATGGGCAGAGGCCATTAATGTTACGTAGATGAAGTATGCTGACTCAGTAACATTATTGATGTGAGCTTGGAAAGATAGTGTGCTGTCAAGGATGACACCCAGACTCTTAACCTGAGGGGAGGGACAAACTAAAGAATTATCAACAGTGAAGGAAAAACTGTCTGATTTGTTAAGGTGGGTTTGGTGCCAATAAGGAAAATCTCGATTTTATCACTGTTGAGTTTGAGGAAGTTGCAGGACAACACGGAAGTAAATAGGTGATAAACAGAAGGGGCCCCAGGACAGAACCCTGGGGAACATCAGTAGTGACTGGACAAAGCTGGGATTTGAAAGATTTGAGTTGGATGAGTGCGGCCAGAGagatatgatttaaaccagtctAAGGGTTTGTTGGCGATGGAGGCTTGCCTGTCAGGGAGAATATTATGAGAGATGGTGTCTGCTCTCAGATGAAGGAGGATGAGAAAACAGTCCGGAGTCTTTGGTGATTTTTGTGTTCTATGGAGGGAAACCAGAATTATTCAAAAAGGTTCTTGTCAGCTTAGTGAGCAGTTGAGATGCGACCGCTGTATCGTCCTTGTAGTGAAGCATGCGATCgttgtttattgattttatttgctcatttaattatttctttgtgCACAAGTCCAGTTTTCTTGTAGATGGAGCCAGGTACTCTtggttttttatgttttaatattgatacatttttataaaatgaaatatataaaacttagtgaaatgttttatcttttcaGGATGTTGTCTTTTTATGTACTATTAATAtacttattttaaaacaatccaTCAAGCAAACAGAATGAGGAATAAAACAGGCTGTTTCggattgatttaatttgaaaagccATATTTTGACCGGACGCTGAGTGTCTTCTTCGTGTGTTTCCTGGCAGTGCGGAAGTAGTTTCCtccagcagaggagaagaagaagaagccgcTCCTTCGTCACTTTATCCGCCTCAACGCAGCTCGTCTCCGGCAGGAGCCTCCGGAAACACCCGCCTCATCACAGCTCACCTCCGGCCGGAGCCTCCGGGAACATCCGCTCCCCCGCCGGCCTCCAGCAGCCTCGGTGAGTCGTTGACTTTGTGCCCGGCCCTCAGAGCCTCCGGCCGGGGAGCGTCCCCgcggcctgctgctgctgatgcggGCTCGATGCGGGCGGCGTTGCGGGGGCGTCGGGGCTGTTTGCGGTAACATGTCAGTTACATTACAATTACATCAACAACATCCGGTGTCGcttttcaaaacattaaaaGTGTTCCAGAAATCAACGGTTTAAAGCGTGTGGAGAAGATTCAGATGAAAGTAATTATCTTAATTATTGGCCGTTAATAAccaaacataataaaatatacttttgtaaatattttctatatattataCAGTACTTTATTTCTCTCTAGAGTTTTACACGTTTTATTTTGGAGGGGTATCTGCTGTGACTTCCGGCACGGGGGATGCTAACAGCAGTTAGCTAAGCGCAGCTAACCGTAATCTCCATCTTAGTTTTcggcctctctctcctctctgagcCGAACCAGGCTCTCCTCCCCGGGTCacactcacttcctctctccggTCGGGCCTCTAACTGCGGGTCTTTCGGTGACTGTCAGCCGCTGAATGTGTGACCTCCCCCGGTGAGACCGACTCTCTGTGACCGGAGCAGTTTTATTAACGGAGTCTGGTTCAGAACCGAAATGAAAAGTTTAGTTCAAGTTTCAATATTTGTTCCTGACAATAAAAGTTTAAAGATCTTTTAACAAAAGTCACATTACATGTATGTTACAGACacatgttgacacacacacacacacacacattaacatgtaTGTCAGAGAAAATTTAAAACTGATGAAAATGGCAAAATATCCTGAAAATTATAGCAATGAAtgatttaattataataatcaagAATTTGAATAAATTGTTGAAACAGTATTTTAGCTACTTAAATATATCTTTGTAAACTTAAGTA includes:
- the LOC117758175 gene encoding C-1-tetrahydrofolate synthase, cytoplasmic-like, giving the protein MLSSGTHFMRLAASGCLGSSRSIATIISGKEMSKLLRQRLKNEVQKMTSEFSGFKPGLLVLQVGDRDDSNLYISTKLKAAAQIGIDAKHVRLPNTATQHEVLQSIMSVNENRSIHGLIVQLPLDSVNVIDTELIINAVSPEKDVDGLTCINAGKLSRGELNDCFLPCTPRGCMELIRHTGVTVAGSSAVVIGRSKIVGAPMHDLLLWNHATVTTCHSKTTDLPEQVSRADILVVGAGKAEMIRGEWVKEGAVVIDCGINHIPDQTKESGKRVVGDVHYASASQRAGFITPVPGGVGPMTVAMLMENTVQSARRFLKHV
- the zbtb25 gene encoding zinc finger and BTB domain-containing protein 25 isoform X1, encoding MEVSHSLFLLQQLNVQREFGFLCDCTVAIGNVYFKAHRAVLAAFSNYFKMIFIHQSSECIKIQPTDIQPDVFSYLLHIMYTGMCPKQPVDQSRLQDGIKFLHAYQLCRKPDEGAVDATTDVVRMSNLYGIQISSQLANKDVPGVPKTPTVSRGAPEDGRSSVRGARSHSQLSLTVGLEGVPSDRQASALRNVCSVASGDDSDISSRIKQERVEEEEGEDGEGEEGAGPGSPSPAQGSSPSLLFKDRPLVLLCPSCGERCLSPEGLREHLFSHALEPARLMEGLSHGRQLNTSVEEGPRGGQEQLDAGCLEEALRQSQALANQLAAELRRSRGGGGGSSPTPAALHSRKRKIACAVCSLRFSHKSQLQEHMYTHTGKPSRYHRYNRLCSQLFQASAHFCEGAAEPGGGGGAPTAAAVSEEANRDTQDNGSSCYSLDSEISQESVDGVPVE
- the zbtb25 gene encoding zinc finger and BTB domain-containing protein 25 isoform X2, whose amino-acid sequence is MEVSHSLFLLQQLNVQREFGFLCDCTVAIGNVYFKAHRAVLAAFSNYFKMIFIHQSSECIKIQPTDIQPDVFSYLLHIMYTGMCPKQPVDQSRLQDGIKFLHAYQLCRKPDEGAVDATTDVVRMSNLYGIQISSQLANKDVPGVPKTPTVSRGAPEDGRSSVRGARSHSQLSLTVGLEGVPSDRQASALRNVCSVASGDDSDISSRIKQERGEEGAGPGSPSPAQGSSPSLLFKDRPLVLLCPSCGERCLSPEGLREHLFSHALEPARLMEGLSHGRQLNTSVEEGPRGGQEQLDAGCLEEALRQSQALANQLAAELRRSRGGGGGSSPTPAALHSRKRKIACAVCSLRFSHKSQLQEHMYTHTGKPSRYHRYNRLCSQLFQASAHFCEGAAEPGGGGGAPTAAAVSEEANRDTQDNGSSCYSLDSEISQESVDGVPVE